The following proteins are co-located in the Larimichthys crocea isolate SSNF unplaced genomic scaffold, L_crocea_2.0 scaffold97, whole genome shotgun sequence genome:
- the rnd1a gene encoding rho-related GTP-binding protein Rho6, which translates to MKERRLTQPFVARCKLVLVGDVQCGKTAMLQVLAKDCYPETYVPTVFENYTACLELEDQRVELSLWDTSGSPYYDNVRPLCYSDSDAVLLCFDISRPDTVDSALKKWKAEIQDFCPSTRILLIGCKTDLRTDVCTRMELSNQKQTPISHEQGSSMAKQVGAEAYLECSAFTSEKSIHSVFRTAALACMNKLQPANKPSPIRRLSKRLLHLPSKTELLSSTFSKDKSKSCSIM; encoded by the exons atgaaggagaggagactCACGCAGCCGTTTGTAGCGAGGTGTAAACTAGTGCTCGTCGGGGACGTCCAATGCGGTAAAACAGCGATGTTACAAGTCTTGGCCAAGGACTGCTATCCAGAG ACGTACGTCCCGACTGTGTTTGAGAACTACACGGCCTGTCTGGAGCTTGAAGACCAGCGTGTTGAGCTCAGCCTTTGGGACACATCAG gtTCTCCTTATTATGACAACGTCAGACCACTCTGCTACAGCGACTCAGATGCAGTGCTCTTATGCTTCGACATCAGCCGACCAGACACAGTAGACAGTGCGCTGAAGAAG TGGAAAGCAGAGATCCAGGACTTCTGTCCCAGCACACGGATCTTGTTAATAGGCTGCAAGACAGACCTGCGCACAGACGTATGCACTCGCATGGAGCTAtccaatcagaaacagactccCATCTCCCATGAGCAG GGTTCGTCCATGGCGAAGCAGGTTGGAGCGGAGGCCTACCTGGAGTGCTCGGCCTTCACATCAGAGAAGAGCATCCACAGTGTTTTCCGTACTGCGGCTCTGGCCTGCATGAACAAACTTCAGCCTGCCAATAAACCCAGTCCCATCCGCCGCCTCTCCAAGAGACTCCTACACCTTCCCAGCAAGACAGAGCTGCTCTCCTCCACCTTTAGCAAGGACAAGTCC